A window of Mangifera indica cultivar Alphonso chromosome 11, CATAS_Mindica_2.1, whole genome shotgun sequence contains these coding sequences:
- the LOC123229926 gene encoding patellin-3-like — protein sequence MAEDSSTPTPPPPPPPITEQEEPLPPPPSAPVPTEGKSLAEMMEKDSSSSPITIPPQNKQEVVETEQEKPLEKHNIPQSLISFKEESNIVADLSEVERKALQELKHLVQEALNNLQFTSKEKNKQIPQTEPESDKSTEIKPPPEEENPEKKAVEEAKEEVFIWGVPLLKDDRSDVILLKFLRAREFKVMDAFTMIKNTIKWRQEFGIDKLVDEDLGDDLEKVVFMHGYDREGHPVCYNVYGEFQNKELYQKTFSDEGKRMKFLRWRIQFLERSIRKLDFKPGGICTIFQVNDLMNSPGPGKRELRLATKQALQLLQDNYPEFVAKQVFINVPWWYLAFYTMISPFLTQRTKSKFVFAGPSKSAQALFKYISPEHVPIQYGGLSIDYCDCNPEFTIDDPVTEITVKPATKQTVEIIIYEKCFIIWEIRVIGWEVSYGAEFVPDAKDQYTIIIQKPTKMAPTDEPVVSTRFKVCDLGKVLLTIDNPTSKKKKFLYRFKIEPFSD from the exons ATGGCTGAAGATTCTTCAACTCCAACtccgccgccgccgccgccgccgaTAACTGAACAAGAAGAACCGCTACCACCACCCCCATCAGCTCCTGTTCCTACAGAAGGTAAATCACTAGctgaaatgatggaaaaagatTCGTCATCTTCGCCCATAACGATCCCACCTCAAAACAAACAAGAAGTTGTTGAAACAGAACAAGAGAAGCCCCTTGAGAAGCACAATATTCCTCAGAGTTTGATCTCATTCAAGGAGGAAAGTAACATAGTGGCTGATCTGTCTGAAGTTGAAAGAAAGGCTTTGCAAGAACTCAAGCATCTTGTTCAAGAAGCTCTCAATAATCTACAATTTActtcaaaagaaaagaacaaacaGATCCCACAAACTGAACCAGAATCTGATAAAAGCACTGAAATTAAACCGCCCCCTGAGGAAGAAAACCCTGAAAAGAAAGCAGTGGAAGAAGCCAAAGAAGAGGTGTTCATCTGGGGAGTCCCTCTTCTTAAAGATGATAGAAGTGATGTGATTCTGCTTAAATTTTTGAGGGCAAGAGAGTTCAAAGTGATGGATGCTTTTACAATGATAAAAAACACAATCAAATGGAGGCAAGAATTTGGAATAGACAAGCTTGTAGACGAAGATCTTGGAGATGATCTGGAGAAAGTTGTGTTCATGCACGGTTATGATAGGGAGGGGCATCCAGTATGTTACAATGTGTATGGTGAGTTTCAGAATAAGGAATTGTATCAGAAGACTTTTTCTGATGAAGGAAAAAGGATGAAGTTTTTGCGTTGGAGGATTCAGTTCTTGGAGAGAAGTATCAGAAAACTTGATTTTAAGCCAGGTGGAATATGCACCATTTTTCAGGTTAATGATCTTATGAATTCCCCAGGGCCTGGAAAGCGTGAGCTCAGATTGGCTACCAAACAGGCTCTTCAATTGCTTCAAGATAATTATCCTGAATTTGTTGCCAAACAG GTGTTTATTAATGTTCCTTGGTGGTATCTTGCATTTTATACAATGATTAGTCCTTTTTTGACTCAAAGAACCAAGAGCAAGTTTGTTTTTGCGGGGCCATCAAAATCTGCTCAAGCCCTTTTCAA ATATATTTCGCCTGAACATGTACCAATTCAATATGGTGGCCTGAGCATAGATTACTGTGATTGCAACCCAGAGTTCACCATTGATGATCCTGTCACTGAGATCACTGTAAAACCAGCAACCAAGCAAACAGTGGAAATCATAATTTACGAG aaatgttttattatttgggAGATCCGAGTCATTGGATGGGAGGTGAGTTATGGAGCTGAATTTGTGCCGGATGCTAAAGACCAATACACCATTATCATTCAGAAGCCTACCAAAATGGCTCCAACTGATGAACCAGTGGTGTCTACCAGATTCAAAGTTTGTGATTTGGGCAAGGTATTGCTCACAATTGACAACCCAAcctcaaagaagaaaaagtttctCTACAGGTTCAAGATCGAACCCTTTTCTGATTGA